Proteins from one Phoenix dactylifera cultivar Barhee BC4 unplaced genomic scaffold, palm_55x_up_171113_PBpolish2nd_filt_p 000544F, whole genome shotgun sequence genomic window:
- the LOC103710025 gene encoding succinate dehydrogenase subunit 7, mitochondrial-like isoform X1 produces MAGSLSKSSLFSGLRFHSQKAEPVLHLPHRGYHIELGAREKALLEEDPALKKFKSYKNTVKRVSKIGDVLTVIVVAACSYEIYAVAATRGEQRQP; encoded by the exons ATGGCCGGCTCTCTCTCCAAGTCCTCCCTCTTCTCAGGCTTACGCTTCCACTCCCAG AAGGCGGAGCCAGTGCTCCATCTACCGCACCGGGGATACCACATCGAGCTCGGAGCTCGCGAGAAGGCG CTCCTGGAAGAAGATCCCGCGCTAAAGAAGTTCAAATCGTACAAGAATACTGTGAAGCGTGTATCGAAAATTGGGGACGTCCTTACCGTGATTGTCGTTGCTG CGTGCAGCTATGAGATTTATGCTGtggcggcaacaagaggggagCAAAGGCAGCCCTAA
- the LOC103710025 gene encoding succinate dehydrogenase subunit 7, mitochondrial-like isoform X3, which yields MAGSLSKSSLFSGLRFHSQKAEPVLHLPHRGYHIELGAREKALLEEDPALKKFKSYKNTVKRVSKIGDVLTVIVVADLYRIAAAMC from the exons ATGGCCGGCTCTCTCTCCAAGTCCTCCCTCTTCTCAGGCTTACGCTTCCACTCCCAG AAGGCGGAGCCAGTGCTCCATCTACCGCACCGGGGATACCACATCGAGCTCGGAGCTCGCGAGAAGGCG CTCCTGGAAGAAGATCCCGCGCTAAAGAAGTTCAAATCGTACAAGAATACTGTGAAGCGTGTATCGAAAATTGGGGACGTCCTTACCGTGATTGTCGTTGCTG ATCTCTATAGGATTGCTGCTGCTATGTGTTAA
- the LOC103710025 gene encoding succinate dehydrogenase subunit 7, mitochondrial-like isoform X2, with amino-acid sequence MAGSLSKSSLFSGLRFHSQKAEPVLHLPHRGYHIELGAREKALLEEDPALKKFKSYKNTVKRVSKIGDVLTVIVVADMACNSKCSLIL; translated from the exons ATGGCCGGCTCTCTCTCCAAGTCCTCCCTCTTCTCAGGCTTACGCTTCCACTCCCAG AAGGCGGAGCCAGTGCTCCATCTACCGCACCGGGGATACCACATCGAGCTCGGAGCTCGCGAGAAGGCG CTCCTGGAAGAAGATCCCGCGCTAAAGAAGTTCAAATCGTACAAGAATACTGTGAAGCGTGTATCGAAAATTGGGGACGTCCTTACCGTGATTGTCGTTGCTG ATATGGCATGCAATTCGAAGTGTTCATTGATCTTATAA